A window of Rufibacter sp. LB8 contains these coding sequences:
- a CDS encoding lipopolysaccharide assembly protein LapB — MSLIFKKEPKNSNLASIQPATPASWFEKLAKFLKGEKTEIVDKLQVDFDELTRRNQSEIDKLLDLFKKNPEEAIKYSIPLDMDGASRGGDLGLFTFSKLWGDFSLFSNRNFNMSVGGASILPNEHFQRLQAQYTQAAKDFVTNNQFHKAAFVYMKLLKNDFMAAQTLENGKLYSEAAAVYLKIKAKANAAECYEKGGMVSQSIELYKELNNHEKVGDLYLRINNTAEAHRYYEKVISTHKGVGKYVKAALIYRNKIRDTAQAQALLLEGWRIEKDAFNCLNNYFATFEDSMLLLTEVEAIYAKETTSKNRVSFLQLLKHEYQKHPTVAESIKDIAYEIVAQQLPQNPNVASELSSFNKKDKNLTKDIMAYKLHRKSLR, encoded by the coding sequence TTGAGCCTTATTTTCAAAAAGGAGCCTAAAAACAGCAACCTAGCTTCCATTCAACCAGCTACACCTGCCAGTTGGTTTGAAAAATTAGCTAAATTTCTCAAAGGTGAGAAAACAGAAATTGTAGATAAACTACAAGTAGATTTTGATGAGCTTACCAGGCGCAACCAAAGCGAAATTGACAAACTGCTGGACCTGTTCAAGAAGAATCCAGAGGAGGCAATCAAATATTCTATTCCCTTAGATATGGATGGCGCTAGCAGGGGCGGTGACCTAGGCTTGTTTACCTTCTCAAAACTTTGGGGAGATTTCTCCCTGTTTAGTAACAGGAATTTCAATATGTCTGTTGGTGGTGCTTCTATTTTGCCCAACGAGCACTTTCAGCGGCTTCAAGCTCAATATACCCAAGCGGCCAAAGACTTTGTAACTAACAACCAATTTCATAAAGCTGCCTTTGTGTACATGAAGCTTCTGAAAAACGATTTCATGGCTGCGCAGACGCTGGAGAACGGAAAACTTTATTCAGAGGCCGCCGCCGTTTACCTAAAAATTAAAGCCAAGGCCAATGCCGCTGAATGCTATGAAAAAGGGGGCATGGTGTCTCAGTCTATTGAGTTGTATAAAGAGCTGAACAATCATGAAAAAGTTGGTGACCTGTACCTTAGAATCAATAACACCGCAGAAGCCCACAGGTATTATGAAAAAGTAATATCTACCCACAAAGGAGTTGGCAAATATGTAAAAGCAGCGCTAATTTATCGGAACAAGATAAGGGATACCGCTCAGGCACAAGCCCTGTTGCTAGAGGGGTGGCGAATTGAAAAAGACGCCTTCAATTGTCTGAACAACTATTTTGCCACGTTTGAAGATTCTATGCTTTTATTGACCGAAGTAGAAGCCATCTATGCCAAAGAAACCACGTCTAAAAATAGGGTAAGTTTTTTACAGTTGTTAAAACATGAATACCAGAAGCACCCAACTGTTGCAGAGAGCATCAAAGATATTGCCTACGAGATTGTAGCTCAACAATTGCCTCAGAACCCAAACGTAGCTTCTGAACTCAGCTCATTTAACAAGAAAGACAAGAACCTGACGAAGGACATTATGGCTTATAAGCTACATCGGAAATCTTTGCGATAA
- a CDS encoding ribosomal protein L7/L12, with product MEFHEYLQSYKSYFWRWEDHTEVLAIPNGSTIVYRDFVLQALEHLSEQGLPPFGALLLATIATNHSMGEDLKQVEEAMTSAIHDAIHSSPQNHVDYVPLKDALVFLKILAQLPPAYTQGNKRLQLFQVLFENCHNLVSNVKAKKLAGSIKHTLAHHKGSFIDVLERQETFIIGTYKKDFRCIGLLIKKFPDTESIIASMAAVVPLPEVEIELPEQAATGKSSEEFLDELTSNSKTFQIGSLVKHIWSGLNIQLHNLLPSEQPLGGVSDLANKGNFDKLLISEFANDDLVFLSRLANNEALYLHRETPPTTDKLERVLLLDVSLKSWGTPKLLAFSALIAIAKHPKTDIACTAFAVSDTYQRLHFDTVDEVIESVNKVEGVLNPAKGLAQFFQEYNSGKKTEVLFISSPDTLKHPEVQKVISDFQSGFKYWITTSQEGTLEFYKNQHNSKKLVHKMHLPLEELWKRPVVASTQPVINEGHHAAVPLLFPYTANYKKFLSSGDDYFLVTPEKKLLYFYGLNSTPAQKGLELWLENLPSGVSSYEIGPDENGDYIFLCFKNNTREITLHNLTTNEKEVLYFNDWQSSTFPEFFFYQGAFYYVTISHYWKIEQFPKWQLVKHTNSGMELNQAYTDRQEQLKKAVNAFQPISLSVLKNLSEVYINQNRNLVFNKHALQLNDHGIIQLKTTAESNREAIIEAQPTTTDNEFVFPNGCTVTLNRSGVFILTSSESEEEELYDVILQTAGSNKENLVRAIQARTNLRQRYAKDIVEFAPRIIKSKISKTEADVLSMDIGEFGGVAEVVVAQKGNVAYIPSVIDGALGVATQHYFAGSSYYNPDRTSELQLINSKTFYETYIKGFISQVVDHGN from the coding sequence ATGGAGTTTCACGAATACTTGCAGTCTTACAAAAGCTACTTTTGGCGTTGGGAAGATCATACTGAAGTGCTGGCTATCCCTAACGGCAGCACTATTGTCTACCGTGACTTTGTGCTCCAGGCGTTAGAGCATCTTTCTGAGCAGGGGCTTCCACCATTTGGTGCTCTTTTGTTGGCTACTATCGCTACCAACCATTCTATGGGAGAGGATTTAAAGCAAGTAGAAGAGGCAATGACAAGCGCCATTCATGACGCCATACATTCTTCTCCCCAGAACCATGTTGATTATGTGCCTTTAAAAGATGCTTTAGTTTTTTTAAAAATCCTGGCGCAATTACCTCCTGCCTATACCCAAGGCAATAAACGACTTCAGTTATTCCAGGTGCTGTTTGAGAATTGTCATAATCTGGTCTCCAATGTGAAGGCCAAAAAGCTGGCAGGGAGTATAAAGCACACATTGGCGCACCACAAAGGCAGCTTTATTGATGTGCTGGAAAGACAGGAAACCTTTATTATTGGCACTTATAAGAAAGACTTCAGGTGCATTGGCCTTCTGATAAAAAAATTCCCAGACACTGAGTCAATCATTGCCAGCATGGCGGCGGTGGTACCCTTACCAGAGGTAGAGATAGAGCTGCCTGAGCAAGCTGCCACTGGGAAAAGTTCAGAGGAATTCTTAGATGAGCTTACCAGCAATAGTAAAACATTTCAGATAGGTTCTTTGGTCAAGCATATCTGGTCTGGGCTGAACATACAGTTGCACAATCTGCTGCCCAGCGAGCAGCCTTTGGGCGGTGTTTCTGACTTGGCCAACAAAGGGAATTTTGACAAACTCTTAATTTCTGAGTTTGCCAATGATGATTTGGTCTTCCTGTCTAGGCTCGCAAATAATGAAGCCCTCTACCTGCACCGTGAAACGCCGCCTACTACAGATAAATTAGAGCGGGTACTCCTTTTGGATGTTTCGCTGAAAAGCTGGGGCACGCCTAAGCTTTTGGCATTCTCTGCACTGATAGCCATTGCCAAACACCCTAAAACTGATATTGCCTGCACAGCGTTCGCGGTGAGTGACACGTACCAGCGTCTGCATTTTGACACGGTAGATGAAGTCATAGAAAGCGTAAACAAAGTAGAAGGCGTACTCAATCCTGCCAAAGGCCTTGCCCAGTTTTTTCAAGAATACAACTCTGGTAAGAAGACTGAGGTTCTTTTTATCTCTTCGCCAGACACGTTAAAGCACCCCGAAGTGCAGAAGGTGATAAGTGATTTCCAAAGCGGCTTTAAATATTGGATTACCACCAGTCAGGAGGGTACACTAGAATTCTACAAAAACCAGCACAACAGCAAAAAGCTGGTTCACAAAATGCACCTTCCGCTGGAAGAGCTCTGGAAACGCCCCGTAGTTGCCTCTACACAGCCTGTAATAAATGAAGGGCACCATGCTGCTGTTCCTCTTCTATTTCCCTACACGGCCAACTATAAAAAATTCCTGAGCTCCGGCGATGACTACTTTCTGGTTACCCCTGAGAAAAAGCTTCTGTATTTTTATGGGTTGAACTCAACCCCTGCCCAAAAAGGCTTGGAGCTTTGGCTGGAAAATTTGCCTTCTGGGGTGTCTTCTTATGAAATAGGCCCAGACGAAAATGGGGACTACATCTTCCTTTGCTTCAAGAACAATACCCGCGAAATCACTTTGCACAATCTAACTACCAATGAAAAGGAGGTTCTATATTTTAATGACTGGCAATCTTCTACCTTTCCAGAATTCTTCTTTTATCAAGGCGCCTTCTATTATGTAACTATATCCCACTACTGGAAAATTGAGCAGTTCCCAAAGTGGCAACTTGTAAAACATACCAATTCTGGAATGGAGTTAAACCAAGCCTACACAGACAGGCAGGAACAATTGAAAAAAGCGGTTAATGCATTTCAGCCTATTTCGCTTTCAGTACTCAAAAATCTCTCTGAGGTTTATATCAACCAAAACCGGAATCTGGTATTCAATAAACATGCCTTACAACTGAATGACCACGGCATTATTCAACTGAAAACCACGGCAGAATCTAATAGGGAAGCTATTATAGAAGCCCAACCCACTACAACTGACAATGAATTCGTCTTTCCTAATGGGTGTACCGTCACGCTGAACCGGTCTGGAGTGTTTATTTTGACATCTTCTGAATCAGAAGAAGAGGAATTGTATGACGTTATTCTACAAACCGCTGGATCCAATAAAGAAAATTTAGTAAGAGCTATTCAGGCAAGAACAAATCTTAGGCAGAGGTATGCGAAAGACATTGTAGAATTCGCCCCAAGGATAATTAAATCAAAAATAAGCAAGACAGAGGCAGATGTATTGAGCATGGACATAGGCGAGTTTGGCGGGGTTGCCGAAGTTGTTGTTGCCCAGAAAGGCAATGTGGCCTACATTCCCTCTGTGATTGATGGGGCTTTGGGAGTAGCCACTCAACATTATTTTGCCGGCAGCAGCTATTATAATCCTGACCGGACAAGCGAACTACAGCTCATTAATTCTAAAACCTTCTATGAAACCTATATCAAAGGTTTTATCTCACAGGTAGTTGACCATGGAAATTAG